The following are encoded together in the Gemmatimonadota bacterium genome:
- a CDS encoding transposase encodes MSSVLRVSKDRKIKPVRAAKAVAGRVAPADLETKVALIQTLIPLGLQAVAEVLEAEVAALAGPRYARQDGAPHLVRWGRQGGAVYLADQKVPVAIPRVRNRQTGTEVPLQAYARLQQPRAADEGVLRRILYGLSCRDYRACAEAVPEAFGLSRSSISRRYVYATARKLQALQERRLDRDEFVALILDGKTFAEDTMVIALGITVRGEKVLLGFVQTGTENAAVCAAFLRQLVERGLRVGEGLLVVLDGSKGLRRAVQDVLGERAQVQRCTYHKRENVVAYLPQRLQAVWRAKLQHAYRQPTYTAARDALHRLHQELRRLNEDAAHSLAEGLEETLTLHRLGIAAPLGQHFQTTNMLESILAQVEQRTGKTVLPQTRYSCAA; translated from the coding sequence ATGTCTAGCGTACTGCGCGTCAGCAAGGACCGCAAGATCAAGCCCGTCCGTGCAGCGAAGGCTGTTGCGGGTCGCGTGGCCCCCGCCGACCTGGAGACAAAGGTAGCCCTGATCCAAACGCTGATCCCGCTGGGGTTGCAGGCCGTGGCGGAGGTGTTGGAGGCCGAAGTGGCCGCATTGGCCGGCCCGCGCTATGCGCGGCAGGATGGCGCGCCCCACCTGGTGCGCTGGGGTCGTCAGGGGGGCGCGGTGTACCTGGCCGATCAGAAGGTACCCGTCGCCATCCCCCGGGTGCGGAATCGGCAGACCGGGACGGAGGTGCCCTTGCAGGCCTATGCGCGTTTGCAGCAGCCGCGGGCGGCGGATGAGGGCGTGCTGCGGCGGATCCTCTATGGCCTGAGCTGCCGGGACTACCGGGCCTGCGCTGAGGCGGTACCTGAAGCGTTTGGCCTGAGCCGGTCGAGCATCTCGCGCCGTTACGTGTATGCGACGGCGCGGAAGCTGCAGGCGCTGCAGGAGCGGCGGCTGGACCGCGACGAGTTCGTGGCCCTGATCTTGGACGGCAAGACGTTCGCCGAGGACACGATGGTGATCGCGCTGGGGATCACGGTGCGCGGGGAGAAGGTGCTGCTGGGGTTTGTCCAGACCGGGACGGAGAACGCCGCGGTGTGCGCCGCCTTCCTGCGCCAGTTGGTGGAGCGTGGGCTCCGGGTGGGCGAGGGGCTGTTGGTCGTGCTCGATGGGAGTAAGGGGCTGCGGCGGGCGGTCCAGGACGTGCTCGGGGAACGCGCCCAGGTGCAACGGTGCACCTACCATAAGCGGGAGAACGTCGTCGCCTACTTGCCCCAGCGGCTGCAGGCGGTGTGGCGGGCGAAGCTGCAGCACGCGTACCGACAACCGACCTATACCGCTGCGCGGGACGCGCTCCACCGCCTGCACCAGGAACTGCGTCGCCTCAATGAGGACGCGGCGCACAGCCTGGCGGAAGGGTTGGAGGAGACGCTGACGCTGCATCGCCTGGGGATCGCGGCGCCGCTCGGCCAGCACTTCCAGACCACGAACATGCTGGAGTCGATCCTGGCGCAGGTGGAGCAGCGCACGGGGAAAACGGTCTTGCCGCAAACGCGATATTCTTGCGCTGCGTAG
- a CDS encoding helix-turn-helix domain-containing protein, translating into MAKRALDAIRHRAAVPASLQHPHPGQVADPLFHRCRPFFDARDLVQVKYEMLRAHHVDRGRVVEVARRFGLSRQTFYVTDAAFHTARLRGLLPDRPGPKGPHKVTPELARFLRTQHRAHPEVDYRALAEAAATKFGIRVHPRTVRRVLAKRLFSPTPNAPRRRRR; encoded by the coding sequence GTGGCCAAGCGTGCGCTGGACGCCATCCGACACCGTGCGGCCGTGCCGGCGAGCCTGCAGCACCCGCATCCCGGGCAGGTCGCGGATCCCCTCTTCCATCGGTGCCGCCCCTTCTTCGACGCTCGGGACTTGGTCCAGGTCAAGTACGAGATGCTGCGGGCTCACCACGTGGACCGGGGCCGGGTGGTGGAGGTGGCGCGCCGGTTTGGGCTCAGCCGGCAAACCTTCTATGTCACCGACGCCGCCTTCCACACCGCACGCCTGCGCGGGTTACTCCCCGACCGGCCAGGGCCGAAAGGTCCGCACAAGGTTACGCCCGAGCTGGCCCGGTTTCTCCGCACGCAGCACCGGGCGCATCCGGAGGTGGACTATCGGGCACTGGCGGAGGCTGCGGCCACGAAGTTTGGCATCCGGGTGCACCCGCGCACCGTGCGGCGGGTGCTTGCGAAGCGTCTTTTTTCCCCTACGCCCAATGCCCCGCGGAGGAGGCGACGGTGA